A genomic window from Vagococcus sp. CY52-2 includes:
- the rpoZ gene encoding DNA-directed RNA polymerase subunit omega: MLYPSIDSLLEQVDSKYSLVILASKRAHELDEGAQPMIEPDKFVSVKNVGRALEEIAVGDVVIDPNPELKRELLRRQEEEKKALKRREHQELEARIQFEKKM; encoded by the coding sequence ATGTTATATCCATCAATAGATTCATTATTAGAGCAAGTCGATTCAAAATATTCATTGGTTATTTTAGCAAGTAAGAGAGCTCATGAATTAGACGAAGGTGCGCAACCAATGATTGAACCAGATAAATTTGTCTCTGTCAAAAATGTCGGTCGTGCTCTTGAAGAAATCGCTGTAGGAGATGTGGTTATTGACCCAAATCCAGAGCTAAAAAGAGAATTACTTAGAAGACAAGAAGAAGAGAAAAAAGCATTAAAACGCCGTGAACATCAAGAACTTGAAGCACGTATCCAATTTGAGAAAAAAATGTAA
- the gmk gene encoding guanylate kinase, whose protein sequence is MSERGLLIVLSGPSGVGKGTVRKALFEKDDNQFEYSISMTTRQMRQGEVEGVDYFFRSKEEFEQLISEGKMLEYAEYVGNYYGTPLDYVNQTLDEGKDVFLEIEVQGAMKVKEKMPDGVFIFLTPPDFSELKARIVNRGTDALSVIEKRMSKAKEEIEMMRHYDYAVVNDEVELAVQRIKKIIESEHYRVDHVIDRYENMLKEL, encoded by the coding sequence ATGTCAGAACGAGGGTTACTAATTGTATTATCAGGTCCATCCGGTGTTGGAAAAGGGACAGTTAGAAAGGCGTTATTTGAAAAAGATGACAATCAATTTGAGTATTCTATTTCAATGACAACACGCCAAATGCGTCAAGGTGAAGTGGAAGGTGTAGATTATTTCTTTCGATCAAAAGAAGAATTTGAGCAATTAATATCTGAAGGAAAAATGTTAGAATATGCCGAGTATGTTGGTAATTATTATGGTACGCCATTAGATTATGTTAATCAGACATTAGATGAAGGCAAAGATGTCTTTTTAGAAATTGAAGTGCAAGGAGCCATGAAAGTCAAAGAAAAAATGCCAGATGGTGTCTTTATTTTTTTAACCCCTCCAGATTTTAGTGAATTAAAAGCACGAATCGTTAATCGTGGAACAGATGCGTTATCAGTGATAGAAAAGCGTATGTCGAAAGCAAAAGAAGAAATTGAAATGATGCGTCATTATGACTATGCTGTAGTCAACGATGAGGTTGAATTAGCAGTACAACGGATTAAAAAAATTATCGAAAGCGAACATTACCGTGTAGATCACGTGATTGATCGCTATGAAAATATGTTAAAGGAGTTATAA
- a CDS encoding YdbC family protein produces MSQEFSYEILEEIAVLSENNKGWTKELNLISWNNRPAKFDLRDWAPNHEKMGKGITLTNEEFAVLKETLTNM; encoded by the coding sequence ATGAGTCAAGAATTTTCTTATGAAATTTTGGAAGAAATTGCCGTATTATCTGAAAATAATAAAGGATGGACAAAAGAATTAAATCTTATTAGCTGGAATAATCGACCAGCAAAATTTGATTTACGTGATTGGGCGCCCAATCATGAAAAAATGGGAAAAGGCATAACGTTAACTAACGAAGAGTTTGCTGTATTAAAAGAAACTCTAACTAACATGTAG
- a CDS encoding YicC/YloC family endoribonuclease, with the protein MKSMTGYGHGECQREDYQIVVEIKSVNHRFLDTQVRLPREYNHLEMEMKKVLKNKLSRGRVECFITLTKESSSSKELMINWPVLDRLVQDLGDAEFHRYKKQPFSAERFLEGGILHPALIEVVEKNDATSDIEVDLLAVFKQALEALNGSRQTEGEGIQSFFYEYVNLINQEISMISKKTETIKQEHYDKLKQKMTSLMEDIPIDESRLLSEVAILIDKGDISEELDRLSVHVNAMMQLLKKNGPVGKELDFLIQEMNREVNTIGSKSTNLDVKSSVIQLKTLIEQIREQVQNIE; encoded by the coding sequence ATGAAGAGTATGACAGGCTATGGGCATGGAGAATGTCAAAGAGAAGATTATCAGATAGTGGTTGAGATAAAATCAGTCAACCACCGTTTTTTAGATACACAAGTTCGTTTACCAAGAGAGTACAATCATCTTGAAATGGAGATGAAAAAAGTACTAAAAAATAAATTATCTAGAGGAAGAGTAGAATGCTTCATCACTTTAACAAAAGAAAGCTCATCTTCTAAGGAGTTAATGATTAATTGGCCTGTATTAGATAGATTAGTTCAGGATTTAGGTGATGCTGAATTTCATCGTTATAAAAAGCAACCATTTTCTGCTGAGCGATTTTTAGAAGGAGGAATATTACATCCTGCATTAATTGAGGTAGTAGAAAAAAATGATGCGACAAGTGATATTGAAGTAGATTTATTGGCAGTATTTAAGCAAGCGTTAGAAGCACTAAATGGAAGTAGACAAACTGAAGGAGAGGGAATTCAATCCTTTTTTTATGAATATGTCAACTTAATTAACCAAGAGATATCAATGATATCAAAAAAAACAGAGACCATAAAACAAGAACATTACGATAAACTGAAACAAAAAATGACTAGTTTGATGGAAGATATTCCTATTGATGAGTCTAGGTTGTTAAGTGAAGTGGCTATTTTAATTGATAAGGGAGATATATCTGAAGAGTTGGATAGATTAAGTGTACATGTGAATGCCATGATGCAATTACTTAAAAAGAATGGTCCCGTTGGTAAAGAACTAGATTTTTTAATTCAAGAGATGAATCGAGAAGTCAATACAATTGGATCAAAGTCAACTAATTTAGATGTTAAATCTAGTGTGATTCAATTGAAAACGTTGATTGAACAAATTAGAGAACAAGTTCAAAATATTGAATAA